GAGACATCCGGCAATGCTCAGTGTTTGCCCGCGTCCGCGTCCGGCACCTGCTGCAACGCGCCCACCTGTACGTGGCCGGCCCAGCCATCGAATACGTTCACGGCAGCGGCGTCCACCATTTTGGCGACGACCTGCACCGGCGGACAGCCGATGGGATCGGCCACGGGGCGCGACGGATCGGTCATGCCTGCCATGCAGAACTTCGCGCCGCGGTTGGCCAGGCGACTCAGATTGGCCATGCCTTCGGCATAACGCTGCTCTGCGCGCGGCGCGGCGGTGGCATCGCCATAAGTGGAGCGCATGGTGGCGAACAGTTGCTCAGCGGCGTGCCGATCAGCCTCGCTGGCGTTCTTCAGGGCCGTGTCGTACGCCGGCCGGAACGACGAGTTGGCACGCTCCGATGCCAGCGCAAACCATGCCAGCGCCAGCGGAACGTTCACCGGCTGGTGGTCGCCATGGAGGGCCATCACGCCCAGCACGTACTGCGCCGGCTTGCTTGCCCAGCTGGCGGCTTCCTTGAAGAAGTGCTGCGCGGATTCGACATGGCCCTGGCCGTAGGTCTGCGTGCCAAGGCAGTAGAAGTAATCGCCGGGCAGGAATTTCTCTTCACCGCTGACGCAACGCGTGTTGGCCAGGTCCGCATCGGTAGGCACGCTGTCGGTGCCTGGCGTGGCGGCAGCCGTTTGCGCATGCGCATGAGGTGCAGCCCATGCAAGGCACAGGGCCATCGCCACCATGCACGCCCTGCCCTTCCATCCCTGACTTGCCATGTCTTGCTCCCGTGATTGAGCCGCGTTGCGGACGGCGCATCCTAACGCGGCAGGATGCAGGCGGGATGACGGCGGATAAATGGCATGTTCTTGCGCCTGCGCTGCAGGCGATGGTGCTTCGTCGCGTGATGCCGGATACGTGTTCCTAGGCACACACCCGGACACCATCGCGACGAAGCGCGCGGATTGTGTCCACAGCGGATGGACGCGTCCATGCGTCCAATCGCAAATTCGCGAGATGCCTCAGGCGGCTTCCGCCCGTCGTGACGAAGCGCTCAGTGAAAGTGCCACCAGCACCACGGCCAGCACTGCATACGCCGCGGTGAACTGCCAGACCAGCTGGCGCGTCGCCTCGTCGAGCTTCCATGGCAGATAGATGCCGCCGCTGAGCTCCACCGAATGGATCACGCCGAACAGGCTCAGCGCCGCGCCGAGCAACAGGATCAATGCCGCACGCAGCGCGTTGCCGTCGATCATCGCCACCACGAAGCTGGCCCACACCATCGAGGTGATGATGAAACCGTTGCCCAGCGCATTGATGATGGCCAGCTCCGAGAAGCCGTGCGCACGATCGCCGAACAGGGCAACCACGTGGTCAGGCGACACATAGGTGGGATCGGTGAGCTTGATCGCCACCATGCGCGCAATGGCCGGAAAGAAGCTGAAGACCACCGCCGGCGCATAGCGCATCGGCGTTGCCTCGAACGCCTGCACGGTGATGCCGATGGCGACGAACACCAGGATGGGCGCCAGTACCGACAGCGGGATCAGTTCGACCAAGTTGGAGAGATAACCGAACACGCCGCCCAGGCCCACGAACAAGCCGGTGAGCAGGGTGTAGCCCGTGCCGGCACCCATCGCCTTGTACGAAGGCTGGCCGATATAGGGCGTGGTCTGCGCCACCCCGCCACAGAAGCCGGCCACCAGCGTGGCCAGCGCCTCCACCAGCAGGATGTCGCGCGTGCGGTACTCGTCACCGGCGGCGCGCGCGCTTTCCGTCACGTTGATGCCGCCCACCACCATCAGCAGGCCGAACGGCAGGATCAACGGCAGGTAGGGCACGGCAGCGCCCATGCCGCCCACCCACTCCAGCGTGGGCAGCGGCAAGGCAAAGCGCCACGTCCACGGCTTGGGCGGTTCATAGCCGGCGCCCAGCCAGCCCAGCGGACCAAGCACGTAATAGAGCACCGCGCCCACCACGAAGGCCACCAGCACACCGGGCAGGTTCCACGGCATGCGCGCACGCGCCACCAGTGCGTACAGCACCACGCCCAGCCCGGCGAAACCCACCAGCGGCTGCTTGAGTATTTCCACCAGCGGCAGGAAGCCCATCAGCACCAGCGCGATGCCGGCAATGGAACCGAGCAGGCCGGCGCGCGGCACGTGCCGCTGCACCATGCCGCCAAAGAACGACAACACGAACTTCAGCACGCCCATGATCACCAGCGCCGCCATGCCCAGCCGCCAGGTGGCGAGGCCAGCGGCTTGCGGATCCAGCCCGGCCTGCTTGAACTGCAGGAACGCCGGGCCCAGCACCAGGAAGGCCATGCCGATACTCGTGGGTGCATCCAGGCCCAGCGGCATCGCGGTAACGTCGGTGCGGCCCGTGCGGCGTGCCAGTCGCCGCGCCATCGCCGTATAGGCCAGGTTGCCCAGCAACACGCCAAAGGTGGTGCCGGGCACCATGCGCAGGAACACGATGTCCGCCGGGAAACCGAACACGCCGATCAGCGCGGTGGCGAGAAAGGCCAGCACCGACAGGTTGTCGACCACCAGCCCAAGGAATCCGTTGAGGTCGCCGGGCGAAATCCAGCGTTCGCGTGCTGTCGTACTCATCTCAGAAAGACACCTCGGCCGGCTGGGTAACGCGCAGCACGGACTGGTCGCCCGTGCGCTGCTTCCATGCGGCGCGGATGGCCTCCACCTTGTCGCGGTTGGCCGGGCTGTCAGGGTAATCGATCACCAGCATCTTGGAGCGCAAACGCTCGGGCGTCGCCTGGCCCTTGCCCTGCCACTGGCCGTAGACGTCGAGCACGCTCAGTCCGTCGGGAAAGCGCGGCGTCACTTCGGCATCGAGGAACGCGCGCCAGCCCTGCTCGCTCACGCCATGGCTGGCGTCATCCACCAGGCCCAGCCCGAAGAACAGCCGCGTTTCCACCCACCCCTGCGTCTGCGCGGGGTGCGCCGCATCACCATGCAAGGTGGATCCGGTCGCCGGCGCGGTGGTCGCGCAGCCCGACAGCAAGGCCATCGACAACAGCGCGGATGGAAAAAGCAAATGACGCATGGTTATGTCCTTATGTTTGTTTGGACATCCATACGGATAAATATCCGTAGAGATCCTTCGCAAAGTATTGACAACATATCTTGCGCAATGCAACAAATAACGAACGGTCACGTAGCGATACGGGCCCACTGCCAGATTCACCGGGGACACAGGCCTGCCTGACATGAACGTCGACCAGCCACGACATCGTCCGTTGCCGCATGGCCATGCCATGCGGCGATGTTGCCCGGGCTGACGTTCCGGCGCCCTGACCGGCGCCCCGCTTTCATACCAAACCGCCAGCACCCGCCCCGCGGGTGCCATGGACTGCTGCGCTTCAAGGAAACCCCATGCCGACCCACACCACGGCTCCGCGCCGTCGACTTATTCCCGTGCTGATCGCCGCCCTGCTCGCGCCGGCGGCGCAGGCCCAATCCAGCGCCGACGACAACCAGGCCAAGACGCTGGACCAGGTCGTGGTCACCGGCGTGCGCGCCAGCCATCGCACCGCGCTGGAATCGCCGGTGCCGGTGGATGTGCTGACACAGGACGACCTGCGCGCCGCCGGCGCGGTGAACGGCGAGCTGGGCCAGGCGCTGGCCACCTTGCTGCCCTCGTTCAATTTCCCGCGCCAGTCCAACTCCGGTGGCTCGGACCATGTGCGAGCCGCGCAGCTGCGCGGGTTGTCGCCGGACCAGGTGCTGGTGCTGGTGAACGGCAAGCGCTTCCATACCTCGGCGCTGGTGAACACGGATACCAAGATCGGACGGGGCACCACGCCGGTGGATTTCAACGCCATCCCGATCAGTGCGATCAAGCGCGTCGAGGTACTGCGCGATGGCGCCGGCGCACAATACGGCTCGGATGCCATCGCAGGCGTGGTCAACATCATCCTGGACGATGCACCGCAGGGTGGCGAGGTCACCGCCACGGGTGGCGCGTACCACACGCATTTCCGCCCGGCCGACCGCGACATCACCGACGGTGACAGCGGCTACGCGGCAGCCAAGTGGGGCACGCGCCTGGGGGGATCGGGCTTCCTCCGCTTCGGCATCGAAGCCAACAACCACGGCAACACCAATCGCGCCGGCATCGACACCGTGCCGGACTGGCTGGCCGACCCCACGCCCGCCAACCTCGCCCTGCGGGGGCGGCGCAACTACGTGGCCGGCGATCCTTCGGCGGAAAGCTACAACGGCTGGCTCAACAGCGAAGTGCCGCTGTCCGGCAACGCCACCTTCTACTGGTTCGGCACGTACACCCAGCGCCACAGCGTGGGCGACAACTATTTCCGCTACCCGGACAGCAGCGCCAACATCACCTCTATCTATCCCGATGGCTACCTGCCCAAGTCCGTCGGCACCGATCGCGACCTGCAGACGGCCGCCGGCGTGCGCGGCCTGGCCGGTGACTGGCACTACGACGGCAGCGTCAACTGGGGCAGCAATGCCTTCGACTACAACCTGCGCGATTCGCTCAATGCCTCGCTGGGCCCGGACAGCCCCACCTCGTTTCACATCGGCACGTATCGTTTCGACCAGGGCAGCGTCAACGGCGACTTCAGCCACGACTTCAGCGTGGCCTCGCGCAACGTGACGCTGGCACTGGGCGCGGAATACCGGCACGAAAACTTCCGCACCACCCCGGGCGATCCGGCTTCGTACATCGCCGGGCCGTATGTCGATGCCCCGGTAGGCGCGCAGGCGGGTGGCGGCCTGCAACCGCAGGATGCGGCCAAGCTTTCGCGCGACGTGGGTGGGCTATACGCCGAGCTGTCCAGCGATGTGACCGAGCACATTTTTGTCGATGCGGCCACGCGCTATGAGCATTACAGCGACTTCGGCGGCAACTGGAGCGGCAAGCTCAGCGGCCGCTGGGAATTCGCGCCGGGCTTCGCGCTGCGCGCGGCGTGGTCCAACAACTTCCGTGCACCCTCACTGAGCCAGATCGGCTACGAAGCCACCACTACCGGCTATGGCGCGGACGGCAAGCTGGTCACCGGCCGCATCCTGTCGGTGAACAACCCGATTGCACGCGGCCTGGGCGCCGAACCGCTGCAGCCGGAGAAATCACGCAACGCCAGCCTGGGCCTGACCGGCCAGGTGGGCGAGCACTTCGATTTCACCCTGGATGCCTACCAGATCAACATCGACCATCGCGTCACGCTGTCGGAGACCATCGACAGCCCGGGGCTGGAGGATTACATCCTGCAGCACTTCGGCGTGCCCGGCGTGCAGAGCGTGGCGTTCTTCACCAATGCGGTGGATACGCGCACGCGCGGCGCGGAACTGGTGGGCAACTACCGCACGCCACTGGCCGGTGGCGGGTTGCTGCTGACGCTGGCCTATAGCCACAACCACACCGACATCCTGCACGTGATCCCCACGCCGGAGGCGCTGGCCGCCACCGGTGCGGGCAACGTGCTGTTCGGCGTGGAAGAGCAGAACACCCTGACCGATGCCGCCCCCAGCCAGCGCGGCTCGTTCACCGCCAACTGGAGCAATGCGCGCTGGAACCTGCTGGGTCGCGTCACGCGCCAGGGTTCGGTGGTGCGCGTGTTCGACTTCGGTGGCGGCGACGTGCCCACGCAAACCTATGCCGCGCGCTGGCAGCTCGATGCCGAGGTGGAGTTCCGGGTCACCCCACAGCTCAGCTTCGCCGTGGGCGGCTACAACCTCACCAACCAGTACCCCACCCAATCCAACAGCGAGATCAACTACGCCGGCAACTTCCCGTATGACGTGATCTCGCCCATCGGCCTGAACGGCGCCTACTGGTACGGCCGGGTCCGCTACACCTTCTGACGCAGGCACGGCGGCGCCGTCTCAGGCCACGGGACGGCGCTGGCGCAACATGCGGGACATCTCTCGCCCACTCGGCGAGAATGCCCTCCCATGAGCGACACCCACCGCCGCCTGCCATGAGCCACACCCTCGACCTGCCGCTGGACAGCCCGATCCAGCCCGGCCTGATGGTCATCCACGGCAATCGCATGGAAGACCTGCGCGACCTGCTGACCGCCTGGCTGGCGCGCGCACCACTGCGTCCGCTGGAAGACGAGCTGATGCTGGTGCAGAGCAACGGCATCGCCCAATGGCTGAAGTGGGCGCTGGCGCGGCCGGTGGGCGAAGGTGGCGGGCTGGGCGTCAGCGCGGCCATCGACGTGCAGCTGCCCGGCCGCTTCCTGTGGGCGGCGTATCGCAGCGTACTCGGGCGCGATGCGGTGGCTACCACCTCGCCGTTCGACAAATCGCGGCTGAGCTGGCGACTGCTGCGCCTGCTGCCCGCGCACCTGCACGAAGCCGATTTCGCCCCGCTGCGTGACTTCCTGCGTGACGATCCTGACGAACGCAAGCGCTACCAGCTCGCCGAACGCGTGGCCGACCTGTTCGACCAGTACCAGGTCTATCGCGCGGACTGGCTGACCGACTGGGAACACGGCCGCTTCGAGTTGCGCGACGAGTTGCGCGGCCCGCCCAAGCCCCTGCCGGTGGACCAACGCTGGCAGGCGCGCCTGTGGCAACTGCTGCTGGAGGACGTGGGCGACGAACGCCACAACCACCGCGCCGCCGTGCACCAGGCCTTCCTCGACCGCATCGGCACGCTCACCGAACGTCCTGCCGCGATGCCACGCCGCATCGTGGTGTTCGGCATCTCGTCGCTGCCGCAGCAGACGCTGGAAGCACTGACCGCACTGGCGCGCTTCAGCCAGGTGCTGCTGCTGGTGGCCAACCCGTGCCGGCATTACTGGGCCGACATCATCGAAGACCGCGAGCTGCTCAAGGCCAGCCAGCGTCGTCACGGCAACAAGCCCGGCCTGCCGGCCGAGCCGCGTTACGAAGACCTGCACCTGCACGCCAACCCGCTGCTGGCCGCATGGGGCCGACAGGGGCGTGACTACATCCGCCTGCTCGATGCCTTCGACAAGCCGGAGGGTTACCGCAACCAGTTCGCCGCGTGGAACCGCAGCATCGACCTGTTCGCCGATACCGACGGCGGCACGCTGCTGCGGCAGATACAGCAGGCCATCCTGGATCTGGAACCGCTGCCGGCCGATGCCGTGCAGCGCAAGGCCTGGCGCGACAACGACCACTCGCTGCGCTTCCACGTGGCGCACAGCCCGCAGCGCGAAGTGGAGATACTGCACGACCAGCTGCTTGCCCTGTTTGAAGACGCCGCGCGCCGTGGCGAGCCGCTGTCGCCGCGCGACGTGATCGTGATGGTGCCGGATATCCAGACCTATGCGCCGCACGTGCAGGCCGTGTTCGGCCGACTGCCGCCGGACGACCCGCGCCACCTGCCCTTCTCCGTGGCCGACCAGCCCTCGCGCGGCGCCGTGCCGCTGATGGTGGCGCTGGAACATCTTTTGTCGCTGCCCGAATCACGCTTCGCGGTGAGCGACCTGCTCGACCTGCTCGACGTACCTGCCCTGCGCGCACGCTTCGGTATCGACGACAACGGCCTGCCCACGCTGCGCCGCTGGATCGAAGGCGCGGGCATCCGCTGGGGCCTGGGCCGCGAACAGAAACAAAGCCTTGAACTGCCGGGTATCGAACAGAACACCTGGCGCTTCGGCCTGCGCCGCATGCTGCTCGGCTATGCGGTAGGCGACGGCGACACCTGGCATGGCATTGCGCCGTACGGTGAAGTGGGTGGCCTGGATGCCGCCCTGGTCGGTCCGCTGATCCTGTTGATGGACGGGCTCGAACAATGGTGGTCGCGCATGCGCGAACCCGCCACGCCGGAGCAATGGCAGCAACGCCTGCAGCAGTTGCTGATCGACTTCTTCGATGCGGACGACCCGTCCGACAGCGATCGGCTCACGCGCCTCAACGATGCGCTGGACGCCTGGCAGGAAGCCTGCGCCGCCGCTGACTTCACCTTGCCGTTGCCGCTGAACATCGTGCGCGAGCACTGGCTTTCCTCGATGGATGAAAGCCGCCTGTCGCAGCGCTTCATGGGCGGCGCGGTGAGCTTCTGCACGCTGATGCCGATGCGCGCCATTCCATTCCGCGTGGTCTGCCTGCTCGGCATGAACGACGGCGACTATCCGCGCCGCCAGGCACCCGCCGACTTCGACCTGATGGCCCAGCCCGGCCATGCACGACCGGGCGACCGCTCGCGCCGCGAGGATGACCGCTACCTGTTCCTGGAGGCGCTGGCCTCCGCGCGCGATGCACTCTACGTGAGCTGGGTGGGACGCAACGTGCGCGACAACAGCGTGCTTCCTCCCTCCGTGCTGGTGGGCCAGTTGCGCGATTACGTAGCGGCAGGCTGGCATCGCGAGGGCGAGGACGCCACGGCACTGCGCGCCTGCGAACACCTGCTGGATGCCATGACCACCGTGCATCCGCTGCAGCCCTTCAGTCGTCGCTACTTCCGTGCCGACGCCGATGCACGCCTGTTCACCTATGCGCGCGAATGGCGCCAGGCGCATGACGAGCACGACCATCACGCCATGAACGCGCCGCTTTCGGCATGGGAGCCGGAATCGGCGGTGAGCATGGGCCTGCTGCAGGGCTTCGTCGCGCGCCCCGTACGGCACTTCTTCAACCATCGCCTGAAGGTGCACTTCGGCGACATGGACGAAGAAACCAAGGATGACGAACCCTTTAGCCTGAATGCACTGGAACGGCACATCGCCACCACCGGCGTGCTGCGTGCGGCCGTCGCCGCAACGGATGCACGCGCGGCGGTGGACATGGCGACGCGGCAACTGCTCGATCAGGGCGCCTTGCCGCCCGGCGGCTTCGGCGAACTGGCCCGCGATGCGCTCTCGCGCGAAAGCGGCGAACTTGCCGCTCGCTGGCTCGCCGCCTGCGAGCGCTGGCCGCTGCAGGACGAGAAGATCGAAGTACTGCACGAAGCACACGGCGTGCGGCTGGAAGACTGGCTGACCGACCTGCGCCGTGGCGATGAAACGCCGTACGTGCGCCTTGAGCTGGCCACCGGCAAGCTGCTTCAGAAGAACGACGTCCGCTACGACAAAGCCATCACCGCATGGGTGGTCCATGTGGTCGCGCATGCACTGGGCCTGCGCATGCAGACGCGCATCATCGGCGCGGACGCCACCCTGCTGCTGCGCCCGCTGGACATCGACGACGCCACCATGTGCCTGAACGCCCTGCTCGCCTGCCTGCGCGAAGGCATGCGCATGCCGCTGCCCATCGCACGCCAGACGGCATTCGCCTATCTCAGGGACAAGAACGATCCCGAGAAGGCACGCAGGCAGGCGGCATTGGTGTATGAAGGCAGCGGCTTCGGGCTGGCCGGCGAGGTGCAGACCGATGCTTACCTCGCGCGCGCGTGGCCGACCTTCGAGGCGCTGGAGGCCGGCAACATCTATCACTGGCTGGCGCTCTACGAGCCGATGATGCCGGCGATCACGAAGGAAGGCGGCGCATGATCACGACGGCGCCCCTGAAGCCGCTCGCGCTACCGCTGCACGGCATACAGCTGATCGAAGCCAGCGCCGGCACCGGCAAGACCTGGACCATCGCCGCCCTGTACCTGCGCCTGGTGCTGGGTCATGGCACGCCCGAAGGCAAGGCCTTGCTGCCTTCGCAGATCCTGGTGCTTACCTTCACCAAGGCCGCCACGGCCGAACTGCGCGAACGCATCCGCGAGCGGCTGGGCGAAGCGGCCGACGTGTTCCGCGGTCGCATCGAGCCGGACGATTTCCTGCGCGACCTGATGGCGCTCTATCAGGGCGACGACGCGCTGGCATTTGCGGCGCGCCAGCTCGACCTGGCCGCGCAATGGATGGACGAATCAGCCATCCACACCATCCATGCCTGGTGCCAGCGCATGCTGGGCCAGCACGCCTTCGACAGCGGGCATCCCTTCGTGCAGGACACCGACACGGATGAAAGCGCATTGCTTGCCGACGTGGTACGCGACTACTGGCGCTGCCATTTCTTTCCGCTCGACCGCGACGGTGCCGCACTGGTGTCGCGCTGGTGGAAAACGCCCGCCGACCTGCAGGCCGACCTGCGTCCGCTGCTGAAACAGCCGCCGGAGAGCCTGCGTCTGGACGGCCGCCCACTGCCGGATGCCGGGCGCGTGCTGGAGGATTTCCGCAAGCACGTGGGCGCCGCCGCCGCGGCGGAAGAACACGCGCGTCAGCGCTGGCTTGAAGACATCGACGCCATCGAGGCGATGTTCGCGCAGGCGCTGAGTGCCGGTGCGCTCAACGGCAACAAGATGCGCAAGGAGAAGGTGAACGACGAACTGGCCCAGCTCCGCGCCTGGGCCAGCACCGGCGCGGATGCCTCCACCGCCCTGCCCCGCTACACGGGATCCGCGCTGGCCGCGGCCAAGAACAAGAATGCCGAGGCGCTGCAGCATCGCGCGTTCGACGCCATCGAAGCCTGCGTGGAAGCACAGGGACTGGTCGCGCCGTGGCGCGCACCCGTGCTGGCCCATGCCACCGGCTGGGTCGCGGCCAAGCTGGAGGAAACCAAGCAACGCCGCTCGCAGCTGGGCTTTGACGACATGCTCAAGCGCCTCGATGGCGCCCTGCACGGGCATACCGGCAAACGTCTGGCCGATACCATCGCCGCGCAGTACCCGATGGCGCTGATCGACGAGTTCCAGGATACCGACCCGCTGCAGTGGCGCATATTCCAGCGCATCTATGCGCGTCGCGACACCACCGGGCTCCTGCTGATCGGTGACCCGAAGCAGGCGATCTACGGTTTTCGCGGCGCCGACATCCATACCTATCTGCGCGCACGCGGCACGGCGCAGCAGCCGATGTGGACGCTGGGCACCAACTATCGTTCCACCCAGCCGCTGGTGGGCGCGGTGAACCGCGTATTCGAGTTTGCCGACACGCACGACGACGGCGCCTTCGCGTTCGGTCAGGGCAAAGACGCATTGCCGTTCCACGCCGTCGAGGCACGTGGCCGCAGCGAGACGCTGGAACTCGATGGCCATGCACTGCCGCCCATGCAACTTGCCGTGCAGGCCGCCGATGAACCCGTCAGCAGCAGTGCCTACACCGACCTGATGGCGCGCCAGGCGGCGGCTTATCTGGTCGAACTACTCACGGCGGCGCAGGAAGGTCGTTGCGGATTCCGCCAGCCGGACGGAACACTGCGCCCGCTGCAACCGGGCGATACCGCCATTCTCGTGCGGCGCGGCGCGGAAGCGGCCAAGGTGCGCGAGGAAATGCAGCGACGCGGTCTCAAGAGCGTGTACCTCTCCGACCGCGACTCGGTCTATGCATCGCCGGAAGCCGCCGACCTGCTGCGCTGGCTGCGCGCCTGCGCCGAGCCCGGTTCGGACCGCACCATGCGCGCCGCGCTCGCCACGCCCACGCTGGGCCAGAGCGATGCGGAGCTGGATCGCCTGAACCTCGACGAG
The nucleotide sequence above comes from Dyella telluris. Encoded proteins:
- a CDS encoding DUF3574 domain-containing protein, encoding MRHLLFPSALLSMALLSGCATTAPATGSTLHGDAAHPAQTQGWVETRLFFGLGLVDDASHGVSEQGWRAFLDAEVTPRFPDGLSVLDVYGQWQGKGQATPERLRSKMLVIDYPDSPANRDKVEAIRAAWKQRTGDQSVLRVTQPAEVSF
- the recC gene encoding exodeoxyribonuclease V subunit gamma, with the protein product MSHTLDLPLDSPIQPGLMVIHGNRMEDLRDLLTAWLARAPLRPLEDELMLVQSNGIAQWLKWALARPVGEGGGLGVSAAIDVQLPGRFLWAAYRSVLGRDAVATTSPFDKSRLSWRLLRLLPAHLHEADFAPLRDFLRDDPDERKRYQLAERVADLFDQYQVYRADWLTDWEHGRFELRDELRGPPKPLPVDQRWQARLWQLLLEDVGDERHNHRAAVHQAFLDRIGTLTERPAAMPRRIVVFGISSLPQQTLEALTALARFSQVLLLVANPCRHYWADIIEDRELLKASQRRHGNKPGLPAEPRYEDLHLHANPLLAAWGRQGRDYIRLLDAFDKPEGYRNQFAAWNRSIDLFADTDGGTLLRQIQQAILDLEPLPADAVQRKAWRDNDHSLRFHVAHSPQREVEILHDQLLALFEDAARRGEPLSPRDVIVMVPDIQTYAPHVQAVFGRLPPDDPRHLPFSVADQPSRGAVPLMVALEHLLSLPESRFAVSDLLDLLDVPALRARFGIDDNGLPTLRRWIEGAGIRWGLGREQKQSLELPGIEQNTWRFGLRRMLLGYAVGDGDTWHGIAPYGEVGGLDAALVGPLILLMDGLEQWWSRMREPATPEQWQQRLQQLLIDFFDADDPSDSDRLTRLNDALDAWQEACAAADFTLPLPLNIVREHWLSSMDESRLSQRFMGGAVSFCTLMPMRAIPFRVVCLLGMNDGDYPRRQAPADFDLMAQPGHARPGDRSRREDDRYLFLEALASARDALYVSWVGRNVRDNSVLPPSVLVGQLRDYVAAGWHREGEDATALRACEHLLDAMTTVHPLQPFSRRYFRADADARLFTYAREWRQAHDEHDHHAMNAPLSAWEPESAVSMGLLQGFVARPVRHFFNHRLKVHFGDMDEETKDDEPFSLNALERHIATTGVLRAAVAATDARAAVDMATRQLLDQGALPPGGFGELARDALSRESGELAARWLAACERWPLQDEKIEVLHEAHGVRLEDWLTDLRRGDETPYVRLELATGKLLQKNDVRYDKAITAWVVHVVAHALGLRMQTRIIGADATLLLRPLDIDDATMCLNALLACLREGMRMPLPIARQTAFAYLRDKNDPEKARRQAALVYEGSGFGLAGEVQTDAYLARAWPTFEALEAGNIYHWLALYEPMMPAITKEGGA
- the recB gene encoding exodeoxyribonuclease V subunit beta, with the translated sequence MITTAPLKPLALPLHGIQLIEASAGTGKTWTIAALYLRLVLGHGTPEGKALLPSQILVLTFTKAATAELRERIRERLGEAADVFRGRIEPDDFLRDLMALYQGDDALAFAARQLDLAAQWMDESAIHTIHAWCQRMLGQHAFDSGHPFVQDTDTDESALLADVVRDYWRCHFFPLDRDGAALVSRWWKTPADLQADLRPLLKQPPESLRLDGRPLPDAGRVLEDFRKHVGAAAAAEEHARQRWLEDIDAIEAMFAQALSAGALNGNKMRKEKVNDELAQLRAWASTGADASTALPRYTGSALAAAKNKNAEALQHRAFDAIEACVEAQGLVAPWRAPVLAHATGWVAAKLEETKQRRSQLGFDDMLKRLDGALHGHTGKRLADTIAAQYPMALIDEFQDTDPLQWRIFQRIYARRDTTGLLLIGDPKQAIYGFRGADIHTYLRARGTAQQPMWTLGTNYRSTQPLVGAVNRVFEFADTHDDGAFAFGQGKDALPFHAVEARGRSETLELDGHALPPMQLAVQAADEPVSSSAYTDLMARQAAAYLVELLTAAQEGRCGFRQPDGTLRPLQPGDTAILVRRGAEAAKVREEMQRRGLKSVYLSDRDSVYASPEAADLLRWLRACAEPGSDRTMRAALATPTLGQSDAELDRLNLDEHHWEACGDRFRQLHVTWQRHGVLAMLHDLLHAFDLPARLLARTDGERALTNLLHLAELLQHAAATLDGEHALIRYLAAQMAAASDPQADTAEEQIVRLESEAALVKVVTIHKSKGLEYPLVLLPFVCSARELKADDSFTWHDDSGELRMDLRANDAALAQADRERLQEDLRLLYVALTRAQYACWLGVACTRAGQGKASTLHKAAFGHVLSGGAKIEPADLMPRLEALRGDASGIAIQRLDAPATQALLPQQTQAAPLWEARTYQGPAAERWRVSSYSGLKYAEVEEIRLPAPETAAQDTLIEASAEQVVLPAAGTTVAQGIHAFHAGAEAGTFLHDLLEWAADEGFAQTADNEAALEKEVARRCQRRGWQAHIAMLTTWIAGLLRTPLALPDGTQASLAQMSSHYAELEFWFEANHVDTLALDRLVTAHTLDARPRLPLLAERINGLLKGFIDLVVEQQGRYYVIDYKSNKLGNDASAYTTEAMRDSILRERYDLQYALYTLALHRQLRARLPAYDYERHMGGVAYLYLRGVDGAGHGVHVERLPKTLIDAMDRLFASGGQARVA
- a CDS encoding TonB-dependent receptor plug domain-containing protein — encoded protein: MPTHTTAPRRRLIPVLIAALLAPAAQAQSSADDNQAKTLDQVVVTGVRASHRTALESPVPVDVLTQDDLRAAGAVNGELGQALATLLPSFNFPRQSNSGGSDHVRAAQLRGLSPDQVLVLVNGKRFHTSALVNTDTKIGRGTTPVDFNAIPISAIKRVEVLRDGAGAQYGSDAIAGVVNIILDDAPQGGEVTATGGAYHTHFRPADRDITDGDSGYAAAKWGTRLGGSGFLRFGIEANNHGNTNRAGIDTVPDWLADPTPANLALRGRRNYVAGDPSAESYNGWLNSEVPLSGNATFYWFGTYTQRHSVGDNYFRYPDSSANITSIYPDGYLPKSVGTDRDLQTAAGVRGLAGDWHYDGSVNWGSNAFDYNLRDSLNASLGPDSPTSFHIGTYRFDQGSVNGDFSHDFSVASRNVTLALGAEYRHENFRTTPGDPASYIAGPYVDAPVGAQAGGGLQPQDAAKLSRDVGGLYAELSSDVTEHIFVDAATRYEHYSDFGGNWSGKLSGRWEFAPGFALRAAWSNNFRAPSLSQIGYEATTTGYGADGKLVTGRILSVNNPIARGLGAEPLQPEKSRNASLGLTGQVGEHFDFTLDAYQINIDHRVTLSETIDSPGLEDYILQHFGVPGVQSVAFFTNAVDTRTRGAELVGNYRTPLAGGGLLLTLAYSHNHTDILHVIPTPEALAATGAGNVLFGVEEQNTLTDAAPSQRGSFTANWSNARWNLLGRVTRQGSVVRVFDFGGGDVPTQTYAARWQLDAEVEFRVTPQLSFAVGGYNLTNQYPTQSNSEINYAGNFPYDVISPIGLNGAYWYGRVRYTF